In one window of Aphidius gifuensis isolate YNYX2018 linkage group LG4, ASM1490517v1, whole genome shotgun sequence DNA:
- the LOC122855369 gene encoding FAS-associated factor 2, producing the protein MADNPIGELTTEQTEKVLQFQDLTGIEDLSICRDVLQRHDWNLESAVQDQLNLDEGRPSMFAMDARSRPPTVVDDTTTRIYFNSSGSGGSGGGGFLSFVYSMCYNLVTSIFQIFLAIFRPNVRPVSANPVEDVMNFIRSYQDKYGNNHPVFYQGSYSQALSDAKQELRFLLVYLHKDESQDVDQWIRNTLASDEVIRYINTNTLFWACNTRSGEGYKVSEALKAGTYPFLSLIVLRDNKMTIVGRMEGQPSPAELIARMKTIIENNEISLIQTRQDRAERSLTQSIRQQQDEAYEESLRADQEKDRKRQEEKRAQEEKEALLKAEIDAYEMELERIRIEKERTIDIVPVEPESTHPKACHLQIKLGERTLKRRFLMSHTVKDVYHWIFSQPDSPTKFEITTSYPRRILYPTNDIVELQKAGLTQREVLHVTDLDD; encoded by the exons atggctGATAATCCAATCGGTGAACTTACAACTGAACAAACAGAAAAAGTTTTACAATTTCAG GATCTTACTGGAATTGAAGACTTATCAATTTGTCGTGATGTACTTCAAAGACATGACTGGAATCTGGAAAGTGCTGttcag gATCAGCTTAATTTAGATGAAGGAAGACCATCAATGTTTGCCATGGATGCTAGATCAAGACCACCAACAGTTGTTGATGATACAACAACAAGAATTTACTTCAATTCATCTGGATCTGGTGgaagtggtggtggtggatttttatcatttgtttattccATGTGTTACAATTTAGtaacaagtatttttcaaatatttcttGCAATATTTAGACCAAATGTTCGTCCAG tttCTGCTAATCCAGTAGAAGATGTGATGAATTTTATTCGTTCCTATCAAGATAAATATGGTAATAATCATCCTGTATTTTATCAGGGTTCATACAGCCAAGCATTATCTGATGCAAAACAAGAATTAAGatttttacttgtttatttacacAAAGATGAATCACAAGATGTTGATCAATGGATCAg aaatacaTTAGCAAGTGATGAAGTTATTCGATacataaatacaaatacattattttGGGCTTGTAATACACGTTCTGGTGAAGGTTATAAAGTATCAGAAGCATTAAAAGCTGGTACATatccatttttatcattaattgtattacgtgataataaaatgacaattgtTGGAAGAATGGAAGGTCAACCATCACCAGCTGAGCTTATTGCAAGAATGaaaacaattattgaaaataatgaaataagtTTAATTCAAACAAGACAAGATCGTGCTGAACGTAGTTTAACACAATCAATACGACAACAACAAGATGAAGCATATGAAGAATCATTACGTGCTGATCAAGAAAAAGATCGTAAACGTCAAGAAGAAAAACGTGcacaagaagaaaaagaagcaCTTTTAAAAGCTGAAATTGATGCATATGAAATGGAACTTGAACGTATACGTATTGAAAAAGAACGTACAATTGACATTGTGCCTGTTGAACCAGAATCAACACATCCAAAAGCATgtcatttacaaattaaacttGGTGAAAGAACATTAAAAAGAAGATTCCTCATGTCTCATACAGTCAAa gatGTTTATCATTGGATATTCAGCCAACCAGATTCACCAACTAAATTTGAGATAACAACAAGTTATCCAAGAAGAATTCTTTATCCAACAAATGACATTGTTGAACTACAAAAAGCTGGCTTAACACAAAGAGAAGTTTTACATGTTACTGATTTAGACGATTAA